GATTGCGGACGATACGAAAGCGATGCGCGACGCCTGGGCCGACGGCGTCGCAATGAAACGCTTTTTTTGCAGGCTAGCCGACGCATGGACTTTCCTGTTGCGCAAGGTCTTTCTTCCCGGGCTGGTCACAGTGCTGGTCCTGGTGATCGTGAAGGCCATTCTGTGGGGCGCGAAGATCCCGGAGTGGGCAAGTGCGATCTTCAAACTGATGGGGTAGGGTCGCACGCATATCGGCCGCTGGTCACGCAATTTCCTTGTTTCTAATCCGCGCACGGATCGTCGCGCTGGAGATCCCTATGTCACCCGAAACGCTCGCTGCGGCGCTGCAGATTCAGCTCGCCCGCGCTTCCCTATGGGCCGATCCGCTATCGGCCGCTATGGCGCTGTATTCGATCGATACGCCGGTGCGCCAGGCCGCCTTTCTTGCGCAGTGCGGCCACGAGTGCGGCCGCTTCCAGTGGCTCCGCGAACTCTGGGGTCCCACGGCCGAGCAGAAGCTATATGAACCGTTCACGCCGAAGTCGCGCGCGCTGGGTAACACGACGGCTGGCGACGGTTTCCGATATCGCGGCGGCGGTCTCATTGGCATCACCGGCCGCTACAACTTTCGCGTGATGGGGCAGAAGATCGGCTTCGACCTCGAGGGCAACCCCGAACTCATCGTACGGCCCGACGTGGCATCGCTCGCGTCGGCGCAATTTTGGACAGACCGCAGTTTCAACGCATACGCCGACGCGAGCGAGTTTTTGACGCTGAGCCGCGCCATCAACATCGGCAACCCGAACAGCACGGCGACGCCGAACGGCATGGATGATCGCGAGCAGCTCTGGACGAGCTGTAAAGACGCG
The nucleotide sequence above comes from Paraburkholderia aromaticivorans. Encoded proteins:
- a CDS encoding glycoside hydrolase family 19 protein codes for the protein MSPETLAAALQIQLARASLWADPLSAAMALYSIDTPVRQAAFLAQCGHECGRFQWLRELWGPTAEQKLYEPFTPKSRALGNTTAGDGFRYRGGGLIGITGRYNFRVMGQKIGFDLEGNPELIVRPDVASLASAQFWTDRSFNAYADASEFLTLSRAINIGNPNSTATPNGMDDREQLWTSCKDALGVA